The sequence below is a genomic window from Microbacterium abyssi.
CCCCTTGCTGAACAGGTCGGCGACCTCCTCCGACAGCCAGGTCGAACGCTCGTCGGTCCACACGAAGGTCTCGGCCACCGCCGCGGCGACCCGCTGATCGAGCCACTCCGTGATCTGATCCCAGATCGGTCCGGGGTCGCCCTCATCGATGGATTTCTCCGCCTCTCGCATCACGCGTCGCAGGCGATCGCGCACATCGTGCTCCATGTCGGCGACGAGATCGGCGATGCCGTCGGTGAGCGTCACCTGCCAGCGCGCGGAGCGCCCGCGGAACTCATCGGCGCTCGCCTTGGCCGCCTCGAGCTCGGCGATCATGCGCGGGGTGTCCTCGGGATTCTGCAGCGCGTTCAGCTCGGTGCGCATCGACATCGTCAGCTGATCGATCACCGAGAGCAGATCGTGCACGGCGCCGCGCTCGTGGATCACCTCGGCCCGTCCGAGCACCTCGCGTCGCAGATGCGCGACGAGGGCAGGGAACCCGGAGTCGTCGTTCAGCGTCCGATCCTGCAGTTCCGCGGCGAGAAGCCGGAGATCGCTCGAGACCGCGAAGATCGGCACGTCACCGGCATCCAGCAGGTGCCGCCGGTCGATCTCCTCGACTTCGCGCCATTCCGGGTAGAGGTCGGTCTTGGCGAGTACCGCGGCGACATTCGGCGAGATGCGCATGGCGTGGCGCAGGAACTGCACCTCCGGCTCGGTGTACTCCTGCGAGGCATCCGAGACCATCAGCACGGCGTGTGCGGAGGACAGCGCCGCCAGCGTCGTGAGCGCGTTCGTCGACTCGAACCCGCCGACGCCCGGCGAGTCCACGAGCTGCAGCCCGCCTTTGAGGATCTCTCTCGGCAGCAGGACCTCGGCCGACAGGATGCCGCGCTCGTTGCCCGGATTTCCGCGCTCCGAGACGAAGTCGGCGAGATCCTCGAGAGGGATCTCACGGCGGTCGATCCCGGGATTCCGGGGATCGGTTCCGACGCCCTTCGACCTCTCGAGGATCCACGCCGAGGGTTCCGGCGCGTAGCCGACCATCGTCGGGACACTGGTGGCGATGTCATCGTCGACCGGACATGCCGGCGCGTTCACGAGGGCGTTGATGAGCTTGCTCTTGCCCTGTTTGAACTCTCCGACGACGATGACGCGGATTCCCGGATCGAGCAGCCGCCTACGCGTCTGATCCAGACGTTCGGCTAGATCCGCCCTTCCGGCGGATGCCGCGAGACTGCCCACCTCGCGGACGGTTTCTGCGACCGTATCCCCAGCGGTTCGCATCTCCGGCACGTGTTCCCCCCAGATGTTCTTCGAGCTGTTGGGGTGGTGCACCACCCCTGCTCCCCAGTTTCGGGATCAGACGAGTAGGTCTGGCCCCAGTGCCCCTCCGTCGATGTCGGAAGCAGCGGCCGGATCATCTCCCCAGATGAGTTCCGGATCCACTTCCCAATCGGCGGAATTCACGTTCTCGATCTCCGCAGTGAAGATGTTCGCCCCCGTCGGGTCGGCATCGGCTGCGGCATCCGGCCAGAGGGTCTCCTCGAAAGCGTCGAAACCCATCGGCTGCTGTGCCGATTCGCCCTGCGCGTCGTCGGACATGTCTCACGACCTTCGGATCGGATTGTCTGCAGTGTACTGCTCTGCCCGGCCGCCTTCCAGAGGCAGCCGGGCAGACCAGGCTGATGCCTCAGAAGGCGACGTCGTTCATATCTCCCGTGGGGCTGCCGACGTTGATGTCGTCGACCGCGACGTCGACGTTCAGCGACTCGTCGGTCATCGAGCTGTCCTGGAACGAGTCGTTCACGGACCACGTGTCGGAGTTGTCCGTCATCGAGTTGTCCTGGAACGAGTCGTTCACCGACCAGTTGTCCGAGAAGTCGGTCATCGAGTTGTCGGAGTTGTCCGAGTTGTCGGAGTTGTCGGTCGTCGAGTTGTCCGAGTTGTCGGTCGTCGAGTTGTCCTGGAACGAGTCGTTGATCGACCAGTTGTCCGAGAAGTCCTCGTTGAACGAGTCGGTGTAGGTCTCGTTGCCGATCGCGACATCGCCCACCGTGATGTTGGTGCTGATGTTCGTCAGCGCGCCGTCGCCACCTGCCGCGACGGAGCCGTCACCGGATGCCGTGATGCTGCTGTTGGCGATGAACTGATTGACGTCGCCACCGGTGTTGCCGCCACCTGCCGGGACGCCTCCGTACTCCAGACCGGCAAGGCCCGCAGAGCCTGCCGCACCGGCACCGCTGGCTGCGGTGGAGATGTTCTGGTTCACCGACTGGTCGTTCAGCGTCGCGCGAGCGTCGATCGTGAGGCTGCCGCCACCGGCTCCGGCCATGCCGGCTCCGCTGAGGTTCAGGTCGTTGAACCCGGCGTTGAACTGACGTGTGCCGACGCTGATCGAGTGATCGTTGAGCGTCGTGTTGCCCGAGTCGTGAACGGAGTTGTTCTGGAACGAGTCGTTGATCGAGTTGTCGGAGTTGTCCGAGTTGTCGGAGTTGTCCTGGAACGAGTCGTTGACCTGGAACGAGTCGCTGATCGAGTTGTCCGAGTTGTCCGAGTTGTCGGAGTTGTCCGAGTTGTCCGAGTTGTCGGAGTTGTCGCTGTTGTCGGAGTTGTCCGAGTTGTCGGAGTTGTCGCTGTTGTCCGAGTTGTCGTCCGTCGAGTTGTCCGAGTTGTCGGAGTTGTCGTCGGTCGAGTTGTCGGAGTTGTCCGAGTTGTCGCTGTTGTCCGAGTTGTCCGAGTTGTCGGAGTTGTCGCTGTTGTCCGAGTTGTCCGAGTTGTCGGAGTTGTCCGAGTTGTCGGAGTTGTCCGAGTTGTCCGAGTTGTCGGAACTGTCCGTCCAGGAGTTGTCGTCGGTCGAGTTGTCGTCCGCCGAGTTGTCCGAGTTGTCCGTGTTGCCGTTGCCGACATCCTCCACACCCAGATTCCACTGAGCGCCGAGCAAGTTGACGTTGTCCTGCACAGCCATGATGAGACCCCTTTATCCGTGTGAGTGCCGAGTGGCGCTTGGTAAGAGTCTGGAACCGGCGTGCCCGGGCAGCATCGGGGAGCATCCCGGGGCTTGTCGGGGAATGGTCGGGGGATCATCGGGGGCGTCGTGGGGGCCAGTAGGGGGAGCCCCGGGAAACCACGAAGGTCCGGATGCCGAAGCATCCGGACCTTCAGTGCTGGTCGCTGCGCGTCTCGCGTCAGCGAACGACGACGGCGAGGACGT
It includes:
- a CDS encoding dynamin family protein — encoded protein: MRTAGDTVAETVREVGSLAASAGRADLAERLDQTRRRLLDPGIRVIVVGEFKQGKSKLINALVNAPACPVDDDIATSVPTMVGYAPEPSAWILERSKGVGTDPRNPGIDRREIPLEDLADFVSERGNPGNERGILSAEVLLPREILKGGLQLVDSPGVGGFESTNALTTLAALSSAHAVLMVSDASQEYTEPEVQFLRHAMRISPNVAAVLAKTDLYPEWREVEEIDRRHLLDAGDVPIFAVSSDLRLLAAELQDRTLNDDSGFPALVAHLRREVLGRAEVIHERGAVHDLLSVIDQLTMSMRTELNALQNPEDTPRMIAELEAAKASADEFRGRSARWQVTLTDGIADLVADMEHDVRDRLRRVMREAEKSIDEGDPGPIWDQITEWLDQRVAAAVAETFVWTDERSTWLSEEVADLFSKGETALPAIDVHDTQGVLDPVEEIAGLDSGQLSAGEKIYIGVRGSYGGVLMVGLVTGLIGMTLINPLSLLAGVLVGRRAYREDMHSRLARRQQEAKLIVRRHIDEVTFQVGKQLKDRLRLVQRTARDHFGSMAEELHRSLSEALTTAKQAATTYTAKRDARVNALQKRIAQLEELRSRIPALEEPVPAQAVERASSPVGALTPGPSGRTVS